From a region of the Salvelinus fontinalis isolate EN_2023a chromosome 13, ASM2944872v1, whole genome shotgun sequence genome:
- the LOC129869039 gene encoding bromodomain-containing protein 8-like isoform X1: MASGVGKHKLLAMGPTEPWSVREKLCLATSVMKSGDQNWVSVSRAIKPFAEPGRPPDWFSQKHCASQYSELLETTETPKRKRGEKGEAVETVEDVIVRRLTAERIEELKRLIKDTQEKHRKLKKEAELIQAGHLDSKLEELSGEIVQKEKQEQDEADVKRKAIETAYLARQAVKNTPKRVPSVTVRSPPGCGSPSLEFCQGDTPQSTPEDPSTSVTAPEAAGFMHLTEACGLVGAESGLGTLLDDSPQKKLLGQKATPPPSPLLSELLKKGSFIPTSPRLVGDGDLPGNMTIAHDLQLTGSILPGCLATGAPTLSRLLEAGPQFSAPLGSLASSTDSSSALLTAAAPPTMDSPASLHTGRDEVEASQPGPGEGTEEGLVTVPYMGDELDLETVGDIIAIIEDKGDENAEALDAAAVEAALSLCEETGHALSGPPWEPGPFKPPECNPAAPTRAPQASSYSSSIHGSLEVKRERLEIRGGASACDSQDICTSGYTHPLGISGLPPSCSSMMLEHSQPIGARLQHGVMGGADGEGSPVSPHATIKCESEEWTQQGANTPHADSEGGPMTREHSKEEEEGVSDGEERSASETKEGLDGGDEEAYLSEAEGETELEPPASESEDSYSLHTASSSLQLHTTADSIPSSPASSQFSMCSEDQEAMQAQKIWRKAIMLVWRAAANHRYANVFLQPVTDDIAPGYHSIVHRPMDLSTIKKNIETGLIRTTAEFQRDIMLMFQNAVMYNSCDHDVFHMALEMQRDVLEQIQQFLATQLIMQTSESGVSAKSLRGRESTRKQDPSDKDSVPMASPAFLLSLFDGGTRGRRCAIEADLKMKK, translated from the exons CACTGTGCCTCCCAGTACTCAGAACTCCTGGAGACGACAGAGACCCCAAA ACGGAAGCGCGGCGAGAAAGGTGAGGCGGTGGAGACGGTGGAGGACGTGATCGTCCGCAGGCTCACGGCCGAGAGGATCGAGGAGCTGAAGCGCTTGATCAAAGACACACAGGAGAAGCACAG GAAGCTGAAGAAAGAGGCAGAGCTGATCCAAGCCGGACACCTGGACTCCAAACTTGAGGAGCTATCGGGAGAGATTGTGCA GAAGGAGAAACAGGAACAGGACGAGGCAGACGTGAAAAGAAAGGCCATAGAGACAGCCTATCTAG CCAGACAGGCGGTGAAGAACACCCCTAAAAGAGTGCCCAGTGTGACCGTGCGCTCTCCCCCGGGGTGCGGCTCGCCAAGCCTCGAGTTCTGCCAAGGGGACACACCCCAGAGCACACCCGAGGACCCCAGCACCTCAGTGACT GCCCCAGAAGCAGCAGGGTTCATGCACCTGACTGAAGCCTGTGGGCTGGTTGGTGCAGAGTCAGGCCTGGGCACTCTTCTGGATGACTCCCCACAAAAGAAGCTCTTGGGCCAGAAAGCCACGCCaccaccatcccctctcctctctgagcTACTGAAGAAAGGCAGTTTCATACCCACAAGCCCCAGACTG GTTGGAGATGGTGACCTGCCTGGTAATATGACAATAGCACATGACCTACAGCTCACAGGCTCCATTCTCCCTGGCTGTCTAgcaacag GTGCCCCTACACTCTCTCGTCTGCTGGAGGCTGGGCCTCAGTTCTCAGCTCCGCTGGGCTCCTTGGCCAGCAGCACAGACTCCTCCAGTGCCCTTCTCACTGCTGCTGCACCCCCCACTATGGACTCCCCCGCCTCACTACACACAG gCAGGGATGAGGTGGAGGCCTCCCAGCCTGGCCCAGGGGAGGGGACAGAAGAGGGCCTAGTGACGGTGCCCTACATGGGAGATGAATTGGACCTGGAGACAGTGGGGGACATCATCGCCATCATTGAGGATAAG GGTGATGAGAATGCAGAGGCTCTGGATGCGGCTGCAGTGGAGGCCGCTCTGTCCCTGTGTGAGGAGACTGGCCACGCCCTGTCTGGCCCCCCCTGGGAGCCCGGGCCCTTCAAGCCCCCTGAGTGTAACCCTGCCGCCCCCACACGGGCCCCACAagcctcctcctactcctcctccatcCACGGCAGTCTGGAGGTgaagagggagagactggagatACGGGGTGGGGCCTCTGCATGTGACAGCCAGGACATCTGTACCTCAGGGTACACACACCCCCTGGGCATCAGTGGCCTTCCTCCCTCCTGCTCGTCTATGATGCTGGAGCACAGCCAGCCTATTGGCGCTCGTCTGCAGCATGGGGTCATGGGCGGGGCCGATGGGGAGGGAAGCCCTGTCTCTCCCCATGCCACCATCAAGTGTGAGAGTGAAGAGTGGACGCAGCAAGGAGCTAACACACCACACGCAG ACTCTGAGGGTGGCCCCATGACAAGAGAACACTCCAAG gaggaagaggagggggtgagcgacggagaggagaggagtgcctCAGAGACTAAAGAGGGCCTGGATGGGGGGGATGAGGAGGCCTACCTGTCTGAGGCAGAAGGGGAGACGGAGCTGGAGCCCCCAGCCAGTGAGAGTGAGGACAGCTATAGTCTGCACACAGCCTCCTCCTCTCTGCAGCTGCACACCACTGCAGACTCTATCCCCAGCAGCCCTGCCTCCTCCCAGTT TTCGATGTGCAGTGAGGACCAGGAGGCCATGCAGGCTCAGAAGATCTGGAGGAAAGCCATCATGCTGGTATGGCGAGCAGCCGCCAATCACAG GTATGCTAATGTGTTCCTGCAGCCTGTGACTGATGACATTGCCCCGGGGTATCACAGTATTGTGCACAG GCCCATGGACCTGTCCACCATTAAGAAGAACATTGAGACCGGTCTGATCCGCACCACGGCAGAGTTCCAGCGGGACATCATGCTGATGTTCCAGAACGCGGTGATGTACAACAGCTGTGACCACGACGTGTTCCACATGGCCCTGGAGATGCAGAGGGACGTCCTGGAACAGATCCAGCAGTTCCTGGCCACACAGCTCATCATGCAGACCTCCGAGTCGGGCGTCAGCGCCAAGAGCCTGAGGGGCCGAGAGAGCACCCGCAAGCAGGACCCCTCGGACAAG gacagtgtccccatgGCTTCTCctgccttccttctctctctcttt GATGGGGGCACCAGGGGGCGCCGTTGTGCCATAGAAGCTGACCTGAAGATGAAGAAATGA
- the LOC129869039 gene encoding bromodomain-containing protein 8-like isoform X2, with the protein MASGVGKHKLLAMGPTEPWSVREKLCLATSVMKSGDQNWVSVSRAIKPFAEPGRPPDWFSQKHCASQYSELLETTETPKRKRGEKGEAVETVEDVIVRRLTAERIEELKRLIKDTQEKHRKLKKEAELIQAGHLDSKLEELSGEIVQKEKQEQDEADVKRKAIETAYLARQAVKNTPKRVPSVTVRSPPGCGSPSLEFCQGDTPQSTPEDPSTSVTAPEAAGFMHLTEACGLVGAESGLGTLLDDSPQKKLLGQKATPPPSPLLSELLKKGSFIPTSPRLVGDGDLPGNMTIAHDLQLTGSILPGCLATGAPTLSRLLEAGPQFSAPLGSLASSTDSSSALLTAAAPPTMDSPASLHTGRDEVEASQPGPGEGTEEGLVTVPYMGDELDLETVGDIIAIIEDKGDENAEALDAAAVEAALSLCEETGHALSGPPWEPGPFKPPECNPAAPTRAPQASSYSSSIHGSLEVKRERLEIRGGASACDSQDICTSGYTHPLGISGLPPSCSSMMLEHSQPIGARLQHGVMGGADGEGSPVSPHATIKCESEEWTQQGANTPHADSEGGPMTREHSKEEEEGVSDGEERSASETKEGLDGGDEEAYLSEAEGETELEPPASESEDSYSLHTASSSLQLHTTADSIPSSPASSQFSMCSEDQEAMQAQKIWRKAIMLVWRAAANHRYANVFLQPVTDDIAPGYHSIVHRPMDLSTIKKNIETGLIRTTAEFQRDIMLMFQNAVMYNSCDHDVFHMALEMQRDVLEQIQQFLATQLIMQTSESGVSAKSLRGRESTRKQDPSDKDGGTRGRRCAIEADLKMKK; encoded by the exons CACTGTGCCTCCCAGTACTCAGAACTCCTGGAGACGACAGAGACCCCAAA ACGGAAGCGCGGCGAGAAAGGTGAGGCGGTGGAGACGGTGGAGGACGTGATCGTCCGCAGGCTCACGGCCGAGAGGATCGAGGAGCTGAAGCGCTTGATCAAAGACACACAGGAGAAGCACAG GAAGCTGAAGAAAGAGGCAGAGCTGATCCAAGCCGGACACCTGGACTCCAAACTTGAGGAGCTATCGGGAGAGATTGTGCA GAAGGAGAAACAGGAACAGGACGAGGCAGACGTGAAAAGAAAGGCCATAGAGACAGCCTATCTAG CCAGACAGGCGGTGAAGAACACCCCTAAAAGAGTGCCCAGTGTGACCGTGCGCTCTCCCCCGGGGTGCGGCTCGCCAAGCCTCGAGTTCTGCCAAGGGGACACACCCCAGAGCACACCCGAGGACCCCAGCACCTCAGTGACT GCCCCAGAAGCAGCAGGGTTCATGCACCTGACTGAAGCCTGTGGGCTGGTTGGTGCAGAGTCAGGCCTGGGCACTCTTCTGGATGACTCCCCACAAAAGAAGCTCTTGGGCCAGAAAGCCACGCCaccaccatcccctctcctctctgagcTACTGAAGAAAGGCAGTTTCATACCCACAAGCCCCAGACTG GTTGGAGATGGTGACCTGCCTGGTAATATGACAATAGCACATGACCTACAGCTCACAGGCTCCATTCTCCCTGGCTGTCTAgcaacag GTGCCCCTACACTCTCTCGTCTGCTGGAGGCTGGGCCTCAGTTCTCAGCTCCGCTGGGCTCCTTGGCCAGCAGCACAGACTCCTCCAGTGCCCTTCTCACTGCTGCTGCACCCCCCACTATGGACTCCCCCGCCTCACTACACACAG gCAGGGATGAGGTGGAGGCCTCCCAGCCTGGCCCAGGGGAGGGGACAGAAGAGGGCCTAGTGACGGTGCCCTACATGGGAGATGAATTGGACCTGGAGACAGTGGGGGACATCATCGCCATCATTGAGGATAAG GGTGATGAGAATGCAGAGGCTCTGGATGCGGCTGCAGTGGAGGCCGCTCTGTCCCTGTGTGAGGAGACTGGCCACGCCCTGTCTGGCCCCCCCTGGGAGCCCGGGCCCTTCAAGCCCCCTGAGTGTAACCCTGCCGCCCCCACACGGGCCCCACAagcctcctcctactcctcctccatcCACGGCAGTCTGGAGGTgaagagggagagactggagatACGGGGTGGGGCCTCTGCATGTGACAGCCAGGACATCTGTACCTCAGGGTACACACACCCCCTGGGCATCAGTGGCCTTCCTCCCTCCTGCTCGTCTATGATGCTGGAGCACAGCCAGCCTATTGGCGCTCGTCTGCAGCATGGGGTCATGGGCGGGGCCGATGGGGAGGGAAGCCCTGTCTCTCCCCATGCCACCATCAAGTGTGAGAGTGAAGAGTGGACGCAGCAAGGAGCTAACACACCACACGCAG ACTCTGAGGGTGGCCCCATGACAAGAGAACACTCCAAG gaggaagaggagggggtgagcgacggagaggagaggagtgcctCAGAGACTAAAGAGGGCCTGGATGGGGGGGATGAGGAGGCCTACCTGTCTGAGGCAGAAGGGGAGACGGAGCTGGAGCCCCCAGCCAGTGAGAGTGAGGACAGCTATAGTCTGCACACAGCCTCCTCCTCTCTGCAGCTGCACACCACTGCAGACTCTATCCCCAGCAGCCCTGCCTCCTCCCAGTT TTCGATGTGCAGTGAGGACCAGGAGGCCATGCAGGCTCAGAAGATCTGGAGGAAAGCCATCATGCTGGTATGGCGAGCAGCCGCCAATCACAG GTATGCTAATGTGTTCCTGCAGCCTGTGACTGATGACATTGCCCCGGGGTATCACAGTATTGTGCACAG GCCCATGGACCTGTCCACCATTAAGAAGAACATTGAGACCGGTCTGATCCGCACCACGGCAGAGTTCCAGCGGGACATCATGCTGATGTTCCAGAACGCGGTGATGTACAACAGCTGTGACCACGACGTGTTCCACATGGCCCTGGAGATGCAGAGGGACGTCCTGGAACAGATCCAGCAGTTCCTGGCCACACAGCTCATCATGCAGACCTCCGAGTCGGGCGTCAGCGCCAAGAGCCTGAGGGGCCGAGAGAGCACCCGCAAGCAGGACCCCTCGGACAAG GATGGGGGCACCAGGGGGCGCCGTTGTGCCATAGAAGCTGACCTGAAGATGAAGAAATGA